The DNA segment GGGGCTTAAAATTTTGTTTCTAATGAGATTTACTAGACTTAGCCTCCTGGAGTAGCTGAGGCATACACTGTTGACATACCTCCTCTTCCTGAAGGAGAGAGGATTCCTTAACGCTTCATTGGGTTGTGCTATCGAAATAGTCTTACCATCCCTCGACGTTCGTTTAAAGTCTCCCAATGCCCTATGGCGACTATATTCCCATTTTACCAGAAAGCCGTCCTCAAAGGACGGGGCTTGTATCCCGTTATTCTCGGTCAATCTTTTGAGCGGTTTGTTCTTCTTGCTGCAAGTTTTGCTGTAGCAATTGGACTACTTGATTTTGACCCATCTGTTCAGCAACCTTAATTAAGCCACGATAGCAGGCAATTTCCAGGTTTTCGACCTTGGCCTGCGCTCCAGCCAGTCCCAATTCCATGACTTTAGGATGATCAGCAGTCAATATTCCACTATGTAAGTTTCACTTCATACTTGAGGCACAGCTAACTATTAATTTTAACTGTTAAATCAGATACATTCTTTAGCATTTCAGCCAGTTAAACAATTTTGGATTTGAGATTTGAGATTAATTCCACAGATCAATCTGGGGGCTTGTACCAAGGAACTATTGGTTAATGTTTTTACCATGATCACTTCGTACCAAACTCCTAAGTGACAATGCTCACAGCCTCACAAGGGAATAAGTTAAAGTAAAGATAAGTAAAGAAAACCTGAGAATTAAATGGCTGCTCTACCCTTAGAGGAAATTTCTGTTCAGTTAGAAAGTCCGAATCTGCGCGATCGCATGGTAGCTCTTGCCAGCTTGCGTAATCTATCCCCAGAAGACGCAGTACCTTTAATTAAAAAGGTATTGAATGATGAATCCCTGCAACTGCGGTCAATGGCTATATTTGCCCTGGGAGTTAAGCCCACAGCCGAATCTTATCCACTTTTAGTAAAAATTCTGGAAAATGACCCAGATTATGGCATTCGTGCTGATGCTGCTGGAGCTTTAGGATATTTAGGTGATGCTAGAGCCTTTGAGATACTGGCACGGACATTTTATGAAGATACTGATTGGCTGGTACGCTTTAGTGCAGCCGTTTCCTTGGGTAATATTAAAGATCCACGCGCTCATGATGTTTTAATTCAGGCATTGGATAGCAGCGAAACAGTGTTGCAGGAAGCGGCAATTTCCGCACTGGGGGAAATCCAAGATATTGAGTCTGTAGATAGTATCCTGCGCTTTGCTCAGTCAGAGGATTGGTTAGTGCGGCAACGTTTGGCAGAAGCCTTGGGAAATCTTCCGACTACTAAGAGTGTTTCAGCTCTAAAATATTTAGAAAAAGATCAGCATTTCAACGTTGCCGAAGCAGCGAGGATTTCTCTGGAAAAGTTGGAAGAGAAGGCTAATCAAGGTTAACTCAACACCTTTTACCACTTTTTGATCGCCAGTTGGATATTGAGCATTTTGTTTCAGGGTAATTTTAATTCATGAATATTGAAGAATTTTTTGAATTGAGTGCTGGTAAATGGTTTTCCCATCGTACTAGTCACCATTTGGCTTTTAAACAATCTGAAGACGGCAAGTCAGACCTAGTAATTGAGAGTCTGCCAGCAGACCATCCAGAGGTGATCAAACTATGTGAACAATACGAAATTGCTCCCAGCGCAGCCTCCTGTGGCGCTAGAGTCACCTGGAATGGGACGATGGAATGGGATGAAGAAAAACACACTGGCTCGACTGTGTTAGTTACCGTACCTGATGCTGTTAATCCCCATGAAGGTAAGTTACTGCGGGAAATGGGTTATGCGGAGAAAGCTCCCGTTGCTGGCAGCTATCAGATGGGTAGCGATGGGGCTTTGACTCTAATTACAGAGTACGAAACTATGTCTTCTGAAGAACGCTTGTGGTTTGCTAGTCCTAATTTACGGATGCGGGTGAGTGTCCTCAAGCGTTTTGGTGGCTTTAGTATGGCTTCCTTTACTTCGGAAATCCGGATGGGTGGCACTTCATCAGCGGCGAAAGTCTCAGAAACGACTGATTCCACTTCCAGTTAGGGGGAATTAAATCAGTGAACAGTGAACAATTATCAAGGCTGATGCTGGAGGAACTGATAACTGATAACTGATAACTGCTCACTGATTATATTTGCAGCAAGTTAGCGATCGCCTGCGGTAATGGCAGCACAATGATGATTAACAATGCCATTGCCAGCAAGCCTAAAATGTCACGTTTATTATCCAGTTCGGTGACATCATTCAAAGCAGGTTCGTCAATCAAGGGGATGAATAATAAGATAATCGCCCAGACTAAAAATCCTGACTGCACTAAAGAAAGTAGTAGTAGTAATAAGCGGGAAATTTGACCAATGACTATTGCTGTTTTCTGCCCGAACATCGCATGGACAATGTGACCGCCATCAAGTTGTCCTACAGGCATCAAATTCAAAGCTGTGACGATTAGCCCCAAAAAACCAGCGATCGCTATAGGATGAAGGTTAATCGCTGAGGTTGATGTTAACTCGCTGCCTAATGCTAGCTTAGAGAGCAATGCTAATAAAATTGAAGATTTGGGGTTGAGAGCTTCCGGGTTTAAAAGTCCTGTTTGGTCAGTCATAGGAACCAATTCCGAATTAACCAAACCCCAAATTAGTATGGGTAAAGTCACAACAAAACCCGCCAGTGGACCAGCAATGCTGACATCAAATAAAGCTTTGCGGTTAGGAATGGGACTACGCATTTGAATAAATGCGCCAAAAGTGCCTAAAAAGAAGGGCAGAGGCACAAAATAAGGCAGTGTCGCCCGAATTTTGTAGTATCTGGCGGTCAAATAATGACCAAGTTCGTGAATACCCAGAATAGTCATTAGCCCTAAAGCATAGGGTAATCCTTGTAACAAAACACTTGGGTCAGATGCCAGTTGTTTAGGATCAGCCCCGGCCAGGGTAGCGCCCACCAAAGTAGTAGTAGCCAAAGTAGCTAACACCAAAAATGAAGCTAATCCTGGACGTGTAATCTTTTCTGGCTGGCTGGTATTTTTAGCGGCTTGAGCATTAGGCACAAGTACAAAGAAAGGTTTGCCATTGAAACCTTCTTGAAAAATCAGGAGAAAGCGATCGCCAAATTGCGCTTCAATATTCGCCTTAATCTGCTGATAAGCCTGAGTTGGTGTGGTTCTGATCTGACCCCGACAGATAACCGCCTGGGGTCTGTACTCAATGTTATGGATGTAGTACACAGACCAGGGAAAACAATTTCTCAGTTGAGTTTCTTCCGTTGGTTCAATGGGACGCACTGGTACTAGTTCTGCGGTAGGATGGATAACCGATTGTGATTCAATAGCTTGGGGTTGAGTTTGTGTATCTCTTGGCGTTCTCCGACCCCATTGAAACAATAGCCAGTATAACAGAACGCAGATAATTGATGGCCAAATGATCAGTGATGGTGGCGGGGGTTGTTGCGTTCCATACATCAATCTCCATCCGTTCAAGATCAAAGCTGGAGTCATTAACACCAGCCACAGCAACCAAACTGGGGTACGGGTGATTTGAGCGACGCTGCGCTGCACTATTAGATAAGTAGCTATTCCCAGTAGGAGGAGAAACCAAAATGTCATGTCATCTTTAGTAGTTTGGCAAAATGTCTGATTGGTGTGTCGGTACCACAACCTTCACTACCAGACGGACTCTAAACCCCAATTTGTCGATCAGCGTTAACAGAAGTTATTAATTCTCAAGTATTAATTCTTCAGAACTTCAAATCTGTCACCCAATTTTCACCACTCCTCAGTTTCGGTTTTTGCTCATGCGCCCTTTACCTCAACAGCCAAGTCAGACAGCCAAGCAACCACGTCCGGTGCTAGATAGCGTCTTTGCTTTTCCACCAAATCGGGACACATTAGGGGGAACCTCTTATCTTATTGTAGGAAAGGAAGGCAATATCCTGATAGATTCTCCGGCGGGCGACCAAACAAATCAAGATTTTTTGCGATCGCATGGTGGCGTGCGTTGGTTATTTCTCACTCATCGAGATGCGATTGGTAAAACAGTAGAAATTCAGCAAGCCTTTGGCTGTGAAGTGCTGATTCAAGAGCAAGAAGCTTATTTATTACCTGGATTGACTGTTACCACCTTTACCCAGGAATTTACACTCAATTCTACATCTAGAGTAATTTGGACACCTGGTCATTCCCCTGGTTCCTCTTGCCTGTACTACAGTGATTTGGGAGGTGTGCTATTTTCTGGCCGCCATTTGGTTCCAAACCCTGAAGGCGAACCAGTACCTTTTCGCACAGCCAAAACTTTCCACTGGCCTAGACAAATGAAAAGTCTGAAATTAATCCTAGAAAGTTTTACACCAGAAACACTCCAGTACATTTGTCCCGGTGCTAACACAGGTTTTCTCAGAGGCAAACGTGTCATAGATAATGCTTACCAGCGTCTTGTCATTGGTCATTAGTCATTAGTCATTGGTCATTAGTCATTGGTCATTAGTCATTGGTCATTGGTCATTAGTCATTAGTCATTAGTCATTAGTCATTAGTCATTAGTCATTAGTCATTAGTCATTAGTCATTGGTCATTAGTCATTAGTCATTAGTCATTAGTCATTAGTCATTAGTCATTGGTCATTAGTCATTAGTCATTGGTCATTAGAAAATTTCTTCCCCCACTCCCCACTCCCCACTCCCCACTCCCCACTCCCTACGCCCTACTCCTTACTCCCTACTCCCGCCAACACAGAATTTGTTGTCAATAATTCCAGGGCGGCTTGATATTGTAGATCAGCTTCTGTGGCAATTTGTGCGCGGGTGATTGATTCCTGGGAAATTACTGTATCTGGTTTAATTCCTAATTTATTAATATCTTGATGCTTGGGTGTTTCATACTTAGCAATTGTGACTGCCAAGCCAGAACCATCGGATAATTCAAACAAGGACTGAATTAAGCCTTTGCCAAAGGTAGTTTCCCCGACCAATTTAGCCCGACCGTTATCTTGCAGCGCCCCGGCGAGAATTTCACTGGCACTGGCGGTTCCTTGATTGACCAAAATCACTAGAGGATCGTCTGTTAAAGCTGGGCCAAATGATTCAAAACTGCCCTGAATACCTTGGCGATTTACCGTGTAGACGATGGTACCGGAATTCATCCACAGACGGGCAATTTCAATTCCTGATTGTAATAGCCCCCCAGGATTATTTCGCAAATCTAAAACATAGGCATCTGCGCCTTTTTTCTCTAAACTAGAGATAGCGTGTGCTAATTCCATTGAGGCGTTAGCGTTGAATTGAGTGAGGCGCAGGTAGCCAATGGGCGTGCCTTCAGGAGAAAACCGTAGGTCTGCTACTACAGGGTTCAGCTCAATGCGATCGCGCACTATTCTGACCTCTTTTTCTCCGATGCCATCTCGTTCAATCAAAAGTGTGACGGCACTGCCAACAGGCCCCCGCATTCTGGTCGCGGCTTCGTCAAGAGTCAAATTTTCGGTGAGAATGCCTTCAATTTTGAGAATGCGATCGCGAGGTTTAATCCCGGCTACATCTGCTGGTGAATCCATAATGGGAGTCACTACTTCCAGCTTTCCTGTATCTGGATTGAGCGCAATTTGTAACCCCACTCCAGTCAGTTCACCAGAAGTATTCACCTGCAAACTGCGGTATTGTTCCGGGTCTAAAAAGCGGGTAAAAGGATCACCCAGAGTTTTGAGCATTTTCTGAATGGCGGCATAAGCAGCTTGATGATTTTTTAGCGGCTTCTCCAGCGCCTTTTGCCTGGCCTGCGACCAATTTTGATCATTAAAGGTCTCATCTAGATAAGTCCGATTGACAATTCGCCAAACTTCTGAAACTAGTTTTTGCTCATCCGTTAAAGCTGCCGCCGGTTGGATGAGAGCGCCCAGCGCCAACCAAAACGCCACTAGTAGCGAAAATCCTAGCCGAAAAACCTGTTTTTGCATGAACCCCATTTCCAAATTTCACCTGATCCCAAATTGCCGAAAAACACTGACGAAAAATGCCTAGTTACCTCGTCGTTGATGAAATCTATATCTCAACTATGTTACTTTTTTTATAGAAGTGGTGCATTTCTCTCATCAACTTGGTCAAAAAACTGATGAGGTGGATTCCACTCATAAAACGATAAGATCCACTTGGTATACAGCATTTTTGGTGTTGGGTTGCCAAGAGAACGCAATATATTCCATATTTACAGAGTGTTAAGTTTCTGAAAAGTCTTATCATTCTGAAGGCTGAAAAGCCAACGAACAAACTCCTTTTTGTGAAAATCCCAAAATTGTTAATTGGGAGATTGATCAACCGCAACCGATTTTTAGGAACTTGAGATTGTATGGCCAACGTTTACGACTGGTTTGAAGAGCGCTTAGAGCTGGAAGCGCTCGCTGAGGACGTGACAAGCAAATATGTCCCACCCCATGTAAATATCTTTTATTGCCTGGGCGGAATTACCCTAGTTTGCTTTTTGATTCAGTTCGCCACTGGATTTGCCATGACGTTCTACTATAAGCCCACAGTGGCTGAAGCTTACTCTTCGGTAGAGTACATCATGAATGATGTCAGCTTCGGCTGGTTGATTCGCTCCATTCACCGCTGGTCTGCCAGCATGATGGTGTTAATGATGATTCTGCACACTTTCCGGGTATACCTCACAGGTGGCTTTAAAAAGCCCCGCGAATTGACCTGGGTCAGTGGTGTCATCCTAGCTGTAATCACCGTTTCTTTTGGTGTGACAGGCTATTCCCTACCTTGGGATCAAGTTGGTTACTGGGCTGTAAAAATCGTCAGCGGCGTACCAGAAGCAATTCCGGTAGTTGGCGTTTTTATTTCTGATATGTTACGCGGTGGTTCTAGTGTTGGTCAAGCAACGCTAACTCGCTACTATAGCGCTCACACCTTTGTATTGCCTTGGTTAATTGCGGTGTTCATGCTGTTCCACTTCTTGATGATCCGCAAACAAGGTATTTCCGGTCCTTTGTAATCTAACTAATGAAGCCAAAATGCAAAAAGCCCACAGCTTCTAGTTCCCAGATGCAAATGTTTGTTTTAAACTTATGAGAAATCAGCAATTAATATCTTATAAGCGACAATAAGAACAAAGACTTGTATTTGAAGCTCAAAGCTGTAGACCCCACCCGCAAGGCGGAAGTTAAAAGTCAAAAGTCTACCCTGAGCGAAGTCGAGGGGTCAAAAGTCAAAAATGATTTAAGATTGTTGTGCTATTTACGCCGTGCTGTACTGGGGGTGCTTTATAGCTTATGGCTTTCACAAATGCTTTAACCGAATTTGAGCAGGAGAGCGCATTAAAAATATGTCAACGCAAAAAAAACCCGATCTGAGCGATCCTCAGTTAAGAGCTAAACTCGCCAAAGGCATGGGTCACAACTACTATGGTGAACCCGCTTGGCCCAATGACCTACTCTATGTATTTCCCATTGTAATTATGGGTTCATTCGCTTGTATTGTGGCTCTAGCTGTGCTAGACCCCGCAATGACAGGTGAACCGGCTAATCCTTTTGCCACACCTTTGGAAATTTTACCAGAGTGGTACTTGTATCCTGTATTCCAAATGTTGCGATCGCTTCCTAACAAACTGTTAGGAGTATTAGCAATGGCCGCTGTGCCTCTGGGACTAATCCTCGTTCCTTTTATTGAGAACGTGAACAAGTTTCAAAATCCCTTCCGTCGTCCAGTGGCGACTACAGTGTTCCTAGTTGGTACACTTGTCACCCTGTGGCTAGGTATTGGTGCTGCTTTACCATTGGATAAATCCTTGACATTGGGATTATTCTAAACTAGGCAGCAAATAGCCTTCGACACCTGTAGCTTCCAGATTATTCACCAAATTTAGCAGTGCATAGCAGAACTTTACTTGCTAAAAACTGCACCAAGCAATTACCACTGAAGTGTTCTTTGAAAGTTGCTCCTAATTTTTGGCTGATGTAATTTTGCAACCTACAGGTGTCAATCTTAGTAATCCAGGTAGAATTTTAAATTTTTAGTTTGGCAGGAAAAATATCTTCCCAAATCGAAAATTCCTAAAAAGCCACAAATACAAACATTTTTCACTAAACTTATATTCAAGTCAAGGTCAATGCTTAGCATAGTGCAGCACGACCATCTGGCGGTAAAGAGCGAACTAAAACTCCTAAACCAGGTACAACAATGGTTTGAGCAATTCTGTTCAAAATATTTATCTCAATTGGGCTGGTCAGAAAGCCAACTTTATCGCCTCAATTTAGCATTAGCGGAAGGTTTTACTAACGCAGTTCGTCACGCTCATGGTGCTTTACCACCAGAGACGACCATAGAGATTGAAGTTAGTCTGTGGATTGACAGGCTAGAGGTGAGAATTTGGGATCAAGGGAAACCCTTCAATCCCGATGCGATCGCAGAACCACAGCCAGGTACTCTCCAAGTAGGAGGATATGGCTGGTTTCTCCTACGACGATTGGCTGACCATGTTGTTTACGAACGGAGTACAGATGGTAAAAATTGTTTACTGATCCTTAAATATGCTAGAGAAAATTCCCAGTAGAACGGATACAATAGTCTTGGCGTAAAATTAGATGATTTTCGTTGTTCTTCACCGTAATTGACTGGAATTTAAATGCGGATTGATACAGCCGAACAAAAGCCAGATTTAGATCACAAACTTAACAAACAAGCTAACCATGTCTTCGTATTTTTAGAAATTTTTGCCCGCGAAGGTGGTATTCAATCTTATGTTAAGGATATTTTTCGTGCTTATGCGGCATTAAATACTGGCTGTAAGGCAGAAGTCTTTTTGTTGCGCGATAGTGTTGACAACTCAAATCCGTTAGAGTCAGATAGTTTAAAATTTCACTACTTTCAAGATCAGTCGCCTGACATCGGGAGGCTGAAAATGGCAGGGGCTTTGCTGAAGTTTCTTTTACAAAAACGCCCCCAGCACGTTTATTGTGGTCATATTAATCTAGCTTTACTAATTAAAACCCTGTGCCTACCGTTGGGTATTCCCTACACAGTCCTCACTTATGGCAAA comes from the Nodularia sp. NIES-3585 genome and includes:
- a CDS encoding HEAT repeat domain-containing protein translates to MAALPLEEISVQLESPNLRDRMVALASLRNLSPEDAVPLIKKVLNDESLQLRSMAIFALGVKPTAESYPLLVKILENDPDYGIRADAAGALGYLGDARAFEILARTFYEDTDWLVRFSAAVSLGNIKDPRAHDVLIQALDSSETVLQEAAISALGEIQDIESVDSILRFAQSEDWLVRQRLAEALGNLPTTKSVSALKYLEKDQHFNVAEAARISLEKLEEKANQG
- a CDS encoding phycobiliprotein lyase; the encoded protein is MNIEEFFELSAGKWFSHRTSHHLAFKQSEDGKSDLVIESLPADHPEVIKLCEQYEIAPSAASCGARVTWNGTMEWDEEKHTGSTVLVTVPDAVNPHEGKLLREMGYAEKAPVAGSYQMGSDGALTLITEYETMSSEERLWFASPNLRMRVSVLKRFGGFSMASFTSEIRMGGTSSAAKVSETTDSTSS
- a CDS encoding site-2 protease family protein produces the protein MTFWFLLLLGIATYLIVQRSVAQITRTPVWLLWLVLMTPALILNGWRLMYGTQQPPPPSLIIWPSIICVLLYWLLFQWGRRTPRDTQTQPQAIESQSVIHPTAELVPVRPIEPTEETQLRNCFPWSVYYIHNIEYRPQAVICRGQIRTTPTQAYQQIKANIEAQFGDRFLLIFQEGFNGKPFFVLVPNAQAAKNTSQPEKITRPGLASFLVLATLATTTLVGATLAGADPKQLASDPSVLLQGLPYALGLMTILGIHELGHYLTARYYKIRATLPYFVPLPFFLGTFGAFIQMRSPIPNRKALFDVSIAGPLAGFVVTLPILIWGLVNSELVPMTDQTGLLNPEALNPKSSILLALLSKLALGSELTSTSAINLHPIAIAGFLGLIVTALNLMPVGQLDGGHIVHAMFGQKTAIVIGQISRLLLLLLSLVQSGFLVWAIILLFIPLIDEPALNDVTELDNKRDILGLLAMALLIIIVLPLPQAIANLLQI
- a CDS encoding MBL fold metallo-hydrolase, which produces MRPLPQQPSQTAKQPRPVLDSVFAFPPNRDTLGGTSYLIVGKEGNILIDSPAGDQTNQDFLRSHGGVRWLFLTHRDAIGKTVEIQQAFGCEVLIQEQEAYLLPGLTVTTFTQEFTLNSTSRVIWTPGHSPGSSCLYYSDLGGVLFSGRHLVPNPEGEPVPFRTAKTFHWPRQMKSLKLILESFTPETLQYICPGANTGFLRGKRVIDNAYQRLVIGH
- the ctpA gene encoding carboxyl-terminal processing protease CtpA; the encoded protein is MGFMQKQVFRLGFSLLVAFWLALGALIQPAAALTDEQKLVSEVWRIVNRTYLDETFNDQNWSQARQKALEKPLKNHQAAYAAIQKMLKTLGDPFTRFLDPEQYRSLQVNTSGELTGVGLQIALNPDTGKLEVVTPIMDSPADVAGIKPRDRILKIEGILTENLTLDEAATRMRGPVGSAVTLLIERDGIGEKEVRIVRDRIELNPVVADLRFSPEGTPIGYLRLTQFNANASMELAHAISSLEKKGADAYVLDLRNNPGGLLQSGIEIARLWMNSGTIVYTVNRQGIQGSFESFGPALTDDPLVILVNQGTASASEILAGALQDNGRAKLVGETTFGKGLIQSLFELSDGSGLAVTIAKYETPKHQDINKLGIKPDTVISQESITRAQIATEADLQYQAALELLTTNSVLAGVGSKE
- the petB gene encoding cytochrome b6; this translates as MANVYDWFEERLELEALAEDVTSKYVPPHVNIFYCLGGITLVCFLIQFATGFAMTFYYKPTVAEAYSSVEYIMNDVSFGWLIRSIHRWSASMMVLMMILHTFRVYLTGGFKKPRELTWVSGVILAVITVSFGVTGYSLPWDQVGYWAVKIVSGVPEAIPVVGVFISDMLRGGSSVGQATLTRYYSAHTFVLPWLIAVFMLFHFLMIRKQGISGPL
- the petD gene encoding cytochrome b6-f complex subunit IV codes for the protein MSTQKKPDLSDPQLRAKLAKGMGHNYYGEPAWPNDLLYVFPIVIMGSFACIVALAVLDPAMTGEPANPFATPLEILPEWYLYPVFQMLRSLPNKLLGVLAMAAVPLGLILVPFIENVNKFQNPFRRPVATTVFLVGTLVTLWLGIGAALPLDKSLTLGLF
- a CDS encoding anti-sigma regulatory factor, coding for MLSIVQHDHLAVKSELKLLNQVQQWFEQFCSKYLSQLGWSESQLYRLNLALAEGFTNAVRHAHGALPPETTIEIEVSLWIDRLEVRIWDQGKPFNPDAIAEPQPGTLQVGGYGWFLLRRLADHVVYERSTDGKNCLLILKYARENSQ